In Corvus cornix cornix isolate S_Up_H32 chromosome 22, ASM73873v5, whole genome shotgun sequence, the DNA window tgggatgggatgggatgggatgggatgggatgggatgggatggaaggGCTGCCTTTAACCCTCCTTTCCCTATCCCAGATGCTCTCGACGGTGCTGAACATCATCATCTTCGAGGACTGCAGGAACCAGTGGTCCATGTCCCGGCCTCTGCTCGGCCTCATCCTGCTCAACGAGAAGGTAACGGAtccatcccagctggaaaggGCTTGGCTGAGGCAGGAGAACATTCCCAGGGAAGCCTTGGAATGATCCGTGGCCAGGAAGGGTCTCAGCTTTCCTTGGAGCTGAGGAATCCAATGAAATCCATTCAGAAGCTGGGATATTCCCTCCTTATTCCCAACATCCTGGGTGGTTTGTGCTCTATCCCAAAGCCAAGGTCCATGTCCCAGCCTCTGCTCAACGAGCAGGTAAAGGAtccatcccagctggaaaagggCTTGGCTGAGGCAGGAGAACATTCCCAAACATTCCCAAGGAAGCCTTGGAGTGATCCCATGGCCAGGAGGGGTCACAGCTCTCCTTGGAGCTGAGGAGTCCAACTCCATCCTTTCAAAAGCTGGGATATTCCCTCCTTATTCCCAATATCCTGGGGCTATGTGCTCCATCCCAAAGCCATTCCAGCTTGGCTGAGGCAGGAGAACATTCCCAAACATTCCCAGGGAAGCCTTGGAGTGATGCTTGTGGCTGGGAAAGGTCACAGCCCTCCTTGGAGCTGCGGAGTCCCAACTCCATCCATTCATCCACCCACGTTCCCTCCTTATTCCCACCATCCTGGGGAGTGGGTGCTCTATCCCAAAGCTGGGAATTAACCCTTCCTTGTCCTGCTTTCCCAGTATTTCTCGGACCTGAGGAACAGCATCGTGAACAGCCAGCCCCCGGAGAAGCAGCAGGCCATGCACCTCTGCTTCGAGAACCTCATGGAGGGCATCGAGCGCAACCCTGCTCACCAAGAACAGGGACAGGTCAGTGCCAGCCGCTCCTCCCGCCAGGAAAACCTGGAATGGGCGCCTTCCCGTGGGACTGCCTCGGGGTCGGGCTCCCTGgcatggtttgggtgggaagggagttGAAATATCCGTGGGTAGGGACACGTTCTGcgatcccaggctgctccagcctggctttgggcacttccagggatccaggggcagccacagctgctctgggaattccatcccagcccctcgccaccctcccagccagcaattccttcccaatatccccaTTCCAGTTTGCAACTTCCCAATGGGATTTCTTCATGGATTCATGcctggaatcatggaatggtttgggttaggagggaccttaaatcccatccagggacaccttccactatcccagagtgctccaacctggccttggacacttgcagcgatccaggagcagccacagcttttcctctgggaatcccatccccaccctcccagggggaggaattccttccagATATCCCCATTCCAATAAGAAACTTCCCATGTGCTGGACCCCCATCCCTGATGGGCTTTAAAACCCCACGGCCACAACACCCAGGGGGTCACTGCCAGGTTTTGGGTAGGACCCCACACCCTGTGAGAGCTTCTGGAATGATGGAATCTCCCTTCCCACCCGTCCAGGTTCACCCAGAACCTGTCGGCGTTCCGGCGGGAGGTCAACGACTCCATGAAGAACTCGAGCTACGGCGTCAACAGCAAACGACATGATGAGCTGACACCTCCCGCCGgcagcttctccttctcctggcCCCGAGGGCTCCCTTTTTCCCGAGGAAGAATCCAGGGCGTTCCCAAATCCCCgcccttccccagggctggagcccttccccagggctggagcgCGGCCGGACCcgagggaggagggagcagcaggttGAGCTCACCTGGGCAGGTGTTTTCCATTGGAAGGGCATCATCCAGGTGCAGGAATTCCaaggtttttctctctctctctctctctctctctcccaggcTGGAATGTGGAATTGCTCTGCTGCAAGCCTGCCTTGTATAAAACATGTACATTTTTTCATAACATTTTGGAACAAGGTTTATATTGAGTTTcagaaaaaggagacaaaaaaaagaaaaaaaaaaaaaaaaacaacaaaaaagaggacacaaaaaaactgcaaaaaaaatttaaaaaaaaaatcacccaaaaattaaaaaaaaaaaaatcacaaaaaaaatcacaaaaaaaaaaaccccacacaaaaaccaaaatgatgatttaaaaaaaaaacaaaaaaaaagccaacaaaatgacaaaaaaaaccacaaaaaacaaagtGTGATTGGAATTTTTACAGAGTCCTGGTGCACCCAGTGCTGGTGTGAGGGTTGTGAATGCGAGTGAGGAAAGCGTGGCCTGAAGCTTTACTGGGCGAGGGGGTGGCTGTGTGAAAGTGCAGAGATCTATTTAGTGACATGAGCTGTAGAGAGAAgcaaaaactcaaacaaaacaaacaaaaaaaaataacaaaaaaccaacaaaaaaaattaaaaaacagcgACGACGAcgaaagaaaaaaacaccacaaaaaaaaaaaaaaaaaacaaaaaaaaaaagaaaaaaaaaggcattgtaAAATTccaaatgtatattttttcttattaagcCCCCCCTCGAAATCACAATTTCCCGGTCCCGTCTCGCCCTCGTTATTGGGAACTCGAAGCCATGACGTGACCCCTCCGTTCGTGCTTGCTCGTGGgtgtccctcctgtccctctgtaGCAGTAGCCCCTCCCAGGgccctcctttcctccttttcctcctctttcccatctctttttccCGTTTTTCccggctggagcaggagctggcgGCAGCACAGGggcctccctcctcctcctcctcctcctcctcctcctcctcctcccctcgGGTTCTTCCCAAGGTTTGCCCAGCAGGAAGCGTCGAGCAGCCCTTGGGAACGAGTCCATTTCTTCTCTTGAGTCACCCCAAGCGATGTTTGGGATATCCACGGATGGAAAACCGACGGATCTGAGGGATCTGAGGGGGAGGGAACCCCTTTGCCTTGTATTTCCCCACTATTGTTTGCTGCTAGTCGTGTGCATCCTCTTGCTCAGCTCTCCCCACAGACACTCGGGCCTTTTAGGGCTTCAGTTTCTCTTCCCAGACACCAATTAACtcttctaattaattttttttttaaattttattttgattttaatttattttggattttgttttggttgggttttttttttttttttttaggttttgttttcttcttttcttttcctctggcGATTGTGTGTTGGGTCCTTTTCCGCGTGAGCAGATGCTGGTTGACTTGTAAGGGTGTTTTGCTGCAAACAGTGTAAGCATTGTGACTGCAAATAAAACTCAATGGTTTCTACTGACACGGCTCTGGCTGCACCCCGAGATtccccctgcaccccaaaaCTCAGCTCGGAACCCCGAGAGTCACCCCAGAGCCGTGAGAGTCCCCCCAGAACCCTGAGAGACCCCACAACTGTGAGAGAACCCCCAGAACCTCAATATTCATCCCAGAACCCTGAGAGAACCCCCAGAGCTGTGAGGGACCCCCCAGAACCGTGAGGGACCCCCCAGAACTATGAGAGAAACCCCAAGCCCCAAGATTCACCCCAGAGCCCTGAGATTCACCCTAGAACCCTGAGAGTCCCCCCAAAACCGTGAGAGACCCCCAGAACCCCAAGATTCATCCCAGAACCCTGAGAGTCCCCCTAGAACTGTGAGAGAACCCCCAGAACTGTGAGAGAACCCCAAGATTCGCCCCAGAACTGTGAGAGTCCCCCAGGACCGTAAGGGAACCCCCAGAACCGTGAGAGTCTCCCCCCAGAACCCCAAGATTCATCCCAGAACCCTGAGATTGACCCCAGAGTCCTGAGAGACCCCCCAGAACCATGAGGGAACCCCCAGAACCCCAAGATTCACCCCAGAGCCCTGAGAGACCCCCCCAGAACCCCGAGATTCCTCCCATCATCTTCAGAGTCCTCTCTGCACCTCCAGATTCACCCCAGAACCCTGAGAGCACCCCCAGAACCCCAAAATTCACCCCAGAACCCTGAGTTCCTTCTCAGAACCCCAAGTTCACCCCTACACCCTGAGATTCACCCCAGAACCCTGAGATTCCGCCCCCCGGCCCCCAAGGTCTTGCCCTGCACCCTGAGATCTCCCCCCAGAACCCCAAGACCTTCCTCAGCACCCCAAGTTTTCCTCCAGAACCCCAAGATCTCTAAACCGAGTTCTCCCCATGATTTCTCCCTGCACCCCGAGATCTCCCCTGAGCTCTCCCTCTTCACCCCAAGATCCCCCCAacacccccagccctctcctgcAGGGTGACTTTTCCCAATCAAATCCCCAAATCCCCAAAATCTGATTTCGTTTGGGGGGGGGTGGATGATCCTCGAGCCCCGAGCGGAGCAGCAAAGCTCCAaccaaaacccacctggattTGGCCCCAATTCCTGGAAGTTTTCCCCCATTTTAGGGAACAACCTCCCCATCCCTGCGAGCAGCTGGGGGGTACAGGAGAGGGGGACACCCCAGggaaccccaaaccccacagggATTGGGATTTTCAAACAGGGATCCCAACACCGGGATTGGGATTTCCAAACGTTTATTTACAGTcggagctggaggagcaggagcagctccagcccctccgtCCTTCCAGAGCCTTCCCAGCCTGGGAACGATCccggagcggggctgggggctcctgcTCCCCTCGAATCGAGCCTGGGGGCTCCTGCCCACCTCATCCCGGCCCAGCTTCCCAATCCTCATCCCGATTTTCCCTCCGAAGCCGCCGGCTCCCTGGCGCTGCTGTAAACCTCGTCATTCCAGCCTTCCCTGTTCCGGGCGATCTCGATGGCGAAAAACTGGATCCTGGTggctgaaaaagcaggaaagggatCGACTCCAAGGAAATCTATGGATTTGGGATCCCCTACAGCTCTCTCACCCCGTTTCCCACCGAAGATGGTGTTTTCCTCCGTGTATTCCCGCCGGGAATCCAGCCGGAGCAGCGTCCCGTAGTTGAAATCCTCCACCACGCCCTCGAAGCGGAGGCAGAACGGGCGCCACTTCTGGGATGGGGGGGAAGAGTAAAAACACCCTCAGCACCCCCAAAATCCcgggaaaaggggggaaaaaatcccgCTGAGAccccccccgagccccccaCCCACCGCCTTGGCCGGCTCCGATTTCAGGTCCTCGGGGTCCAGGACGTCGACGCGCAGGTCCCGGAAGGTTTTGCGGAATTCCTCGTAGATCCGGTCGTCCACCTTGGTGAGGCTCAGGAATTTGGGGTCCACGGAGGAGATGAGCTGCGCGGGGGAGAGGGGGGTGCAGGGTCAGCTGGGGCCCCCCTAAAAGCTCCCCCCCCAAAGCACTCGGAGCCCCCAGACTCACGTTGAAGTAGACCTGGGCGTGCTGATGAGCCTTCATGGCCCAGGCCAGCTCCacgcggggctgcggggccggaCACGGATCAGGGACAGCTGGGACCCCCCTCTGGGGACAAATCTCCCCTTGGGGGGTCCCTCCTCCCATTTGGGGGACCCTCTCCccctttttggggttttcttccccCCTTCATGGGGCTTTTCATCCTCTTGGGGTTCCTCTCCTCCCGTTCCGGggggattttcttccttttgggATTTTGCTCCTCTCGGGGGACAAGGCTGGGCCCCCCCTGCCATGACTGAGACCCCCAAAACCGGGACCCCCAAAGCTGGAACGCCCTCCCAGGACCGGGATATCCCCCTGAGGACTGGGACTCCCCAGGAATGGAATTCCCCAAATCTGAcaccccccaggacagggaccCCAAAAGTTGGAACCCCCCCCAAATCTGACACCCCCAGGACAGGGACCCCAAAAAGTTGGAAGCCCCCCCAAATCTGACACCCCCAGGACAGGGACCCCAAAAGTTGGAACCCCCCCCAAATCTGACACCCCTCCCAGGACAGGGACCCCAAAAGTTGGAACCCCCCAAATCTGACACCCCCAGGACAGGGACCCCAAAAAGTTGGAACCCCCCCCAAATCTGACACCCCTCCCAGGACAGGGACCCCAAAAAGTTGGAACCCTCCCCAAATCTGACACCCCCAGGACAGGGACCCCAAAAGTTGGAACCCTCCCAAGTCTGGGACCCCTCTGCGAGGACAGGGACCCCAAATCTGTGACACCCCCAAATCTGTGACTCCCTCCCAGTCTGTGACCCCTCCCAGTAAGGCCCCCCAGTCCCCCAGTCCCCCCAGTCCCACTCACGTCGTTGCCGAAGGACTCCGCGGGCAGCGCCACGCCTGAGCGGCCGCCGCGGCCTCGCCGGGGCCCTGCGGGGGACACGGAGCTGCCACAGCGGGGGACACGGCCCCCATGGCCCCCCCAGGGTCACACGGGTCACCCACGGCCCCCCGGTCCCCCCCGGGCCCCCCGGTCTCACcagccccgccagccccgccagccccgccgccgccatcgcTGCCGGAAGAGGAGCGGCGGCTCCGCCCACGGGGACGGGGAGGGACAaggaggggacacggggggacacggggggagGAGACAGGAGGGAtcggggggacacggggggacacgAGGGGGACACGAGGGGGACACGGGGGCAGGAGGAcacgggggggacacggggggacacgAGGGatgggggacacggggggacacggggggacacgggggcaggaggggacac includes these proteins:
- the LOC109145826 gene encoding LOW QUALITY PROTEIN: protein PBDC1-like (The sequence of the model RefSeq protein was modified relative to this genomic sequence to represent the inferred CDS: inserted 1 base in 1 codon), whose amino-acid sequence is MAAAGLAGLAGLGPGEAAAAAQAXALPAESFGNDPRVELAWAMKAHQHAQVYFNLISSVDPKFLSLTKVDDRIYEEFRKTFRDLRVDVLDPEDLKSEPAKAKWRPFCLRFEGVVEDFNYGTLLRLDSRREYTEENTIFATRIQFFAIEIARNREGWNDEVYSSAREPAASEGKSG